Below is a genomic region from Magnetococcales bacterium.
CTGTTGCAAACAACGAGCCCCCTCCACCAGGGAGAGGCCCGTCAGGGGATGGGGAAACAGGGGATAGAGTTCGGCTGCGGGCCATGCCAGAAAGGGGCGGGTCAGCAGATCGGGATCGGGGATGGTCAGCCCCTCCCGCTTCACCACTCGGGCTCCCATGAGCAGAATATCGAGATCCAGCGTGCGGGGGCCATAGTGTTTGCCCCCTGGAGGACGTTCCCGTTTCTGAGCGGCTTCGATATCACGCAGCAGCGCCTTGAGTTCCAGCGGTGGCAAACCCCGCTCCAACGCCACAACCCCGTTGAGAAAATCGGGTTGGCTGGCAATCTCCCCCACCGGAGCGGTGCGGTACACACGGGAAATACGTCGGATTCCCAAACAGGCGTGCAACCGGGTAAGCCCTGCCGTCAGATTGGGCAGGGGATCCAGGTTGGACCCGAAAGCGATCAGCAGCGGCTCATCCATCCTTCAATCGGTGGCGTTCGATGGTGACTCCCACCGAGCGGGCAAAACGCAGGGCGCCGGGCTTTTCCACAGTCACCTCGGTCCGGATTACCCGGTCGTCTTCCAGACACAGGGCGGCGATGCCTTCCGCCAAGGCCTCCACCAGGAAGAAAGAGGAGCCTTCCCCCAGGGCAATCACCTTTTTGCTCAGGGTCTTGTAGTTGACGGTCTCTTCGATGCGATCACCGGCTCCCGCCGTCGCCAGATCAACCCACAGGGTGATGTTGACCAGCACGTCCTGGAGCGTGGAACGCTCCCA
It encodes:
- the folK gene encoding 2-amino-4-hydroxy-6-hydroxymethyldihydropteridine diphosphokinase gives rise to the protein MDEPLLIAFGSNLDPLPNLTAGLTRLHACLGIRRISRVYRTAPVGEIASQPDFLNGVVALERGLPPLELKALLRDIEAAQKRERPPGGKHYGPRTLDLDILLMGARVVKREGLTIPDPDLLTRPFLAWPAAELYPLFPHPLTGLSLVEGARCLQQQPGVMEVDPEASRLLTELFPALE
- the folB gene encoding dihydroneopterin aldolase; translated protein: MSPRDRIHIRDLQLRCIIGIQEWERSTLQDVLVNITLWVDLATAGAGDRIEETVNYKTLSKKVIALGEGSSFFLVEALAEGIAALCLEDDRVIRTEVTVEKPGALRFARSVGVTIERHRLKDG